GCTTGCTCGTCCAGCCAATGCATCGGTATAAAGTGCTTCCAACTCGATGACGCGGTGCTCTGTAATGTGTGAGTAGGTAGAATTTGCGATCAGAGGCTGAATGCTTCCACCTTCAGAAAAGCCTGCACGAAAGGAGACTTCACTGGATCGGTATTTTTGCCAGAGCTTTTTCGTTTGCAGAAATTTTTTATGCTCCTGACGGTTGAGTCGACTCTCAATCTTTCTCTCGGTCCGGAGGAGTTTGGCATCCCAGAAATCAGCAATCGCTTTCGAGGTCAGATTCGTTTCAGTTTGGGTTTTGGCCTGGTCCAAGTTGTTTTTTAGCTGCTGCAAATTGGAGTCGGATGGCTCGCCAGCCAGAGCCGCAACTGTGAGAAAGAGACACAAAAAAGCTATAATTGTGCGCATGTTTCAGCTGAAATCGAATGAATTGCTGATATTTTGGATTGAGGTTTCCATGGTGAGGTTAGTCTAAACCTGCGAACTTACAGACCGGGGACTGAGTAAATTTTCATTCGTTCTTGTCCCGTGCTGCAAAGCATTTCTGAACAAAATATAGAACGAAGTACACGATCAAAGCGATTAGCACACCCAGACCTGCCGATGCAAACAGGCCCAATTTAACGATTCGCATGAAGAAATACATGGCGAACTGCTGGACCATGATGAACACAACAATGAGAATCAAAGAGGGTTTCATAAGGCGCACGGTTAGGCATCCTTTTCGCAGTTCTCATCAATTTGTTTCTCCAACTGTTGTATCGAACCGCTCAGCGCCTGGAGGTGCCGGGTGTGCCTCTGCATATGCGTGTCGCTGCCTTTCCCGGCGAAAGTCCGGAGCAACTCACAAATTTCGTCGTTCCCAGTTAGCCGAGCTGTGGTGAACGGTAAATCGCCCGCTGTGCGCGCAAAAGTGTCAGCGCCGTGCTCAAGCAAAAGTTGCACAATCTCCTTATGGCCAAATGAACAAGCCAGATGGAGTGGTGTATATCCTTCCTCGCCTTTCTGATTCACATTGATGCCGTGAGCCAAAAGAATTTTCGCAGCTTCATAGTCACCCCAAACGATAACGCAGTGTAGCGCATTATCCCCGAGCTCGTTTGTGGTGTTAATATCAGAGAAGTCAACATAACCAAAATCCGCCGTCTCTTTGACTCGCTCCAAAACTGCTTGTACTTCGGGTTCCATAGACACACCTTTATATGAAAATAGCTGCTTTTATTAATAAGGTAAACATCGAATTCAGATGGTTGGCAAAACAGGAGTTCCGAAGGATTCAGCGGTGGAGAATGCGAGTTCGAAGCGAACTGATCTACACACAGCGAGGAAGCCGCAGGATGAAGGAGCCGCCGTACTCACTTTAATCCAGTGCAGCAGGCGGCTCCAAAACCATAGATGAGCAGGTCAAACCAATGTCTCAATCGCACTCACGCCTGGCTTCGTCTGCCTCTTCCGCCAGGTCGAATACAAAGTCGAAGAACTTCTTGCTTTGACCGGAGAAGAGTCCCGATTGGGTGAAGCCGGTGAAAGCGGCCACGGCCCCTGCCTGCTGGGTGGAGATGGGCCGGATCACCGAGCAAAGCGGCAGGCTCGTGCTGATGAACTTGCAGGGTGCAGGCATGATTTGATTGGTGTCGATCGGTTCGGCATGATCAATGCCATCCGGAACAGGATCGGGACCATGCGGAAGTTGTGGGAATACTTCGTTGCCGTGGTTATCGAACAATTGAGGCGCGTTACCGGCTTTATCCTGCCAGGTTTGGAAGTGCTGGATCTCAGTGCCACCAATGGCACCGACAATTTTGAGCACCTCCAGGCTGGTTGCCTTGGGGAGGAACGATTGGTAAAGGCTGGAGCCACCCTGCTCGATCGTCGCGAAGTGGAAACCGGCGGTGTTGGCGATGAGTTGGATCTCGAACCCGAAGGTTGGGTCTGTGGGCAAAGGCAGGTCATGGTTCGGAATGGCCGGAACATTTTGCAGAGTCACGATCTGCGCAAAGGTGTCGCCAAAGTCCGGGTTGCCTGGCGATCGGTAGCGTAGATACCAACTGGTATCGACAGTGAGGTCCATCAGATTAGTCAGGCGTTTGGCGGTTTTGTTCGAACCGGTTGCCTGACTGCTGGGCAGAGTGCGAAACTGGTCCAGGTTGATGGGCTTTTGGCCTTTCGACATCAGGTACGCATTGATAAAGCTCTGGTGGCTGAACTCGTCGCGGGTGTTCTGATTCACGTAAGTGGGCATGTCGCCATCGAGCACCTCCAAGGCCAGTTGATAGGCCGGATTACCGAGAGCGAGTTCGGTGTACTGCTGCCAGAGATCCGTCTCCAGTATCTCGGCCGCAGCCAGGAGCCGCAGGATGGCCGCGTCGCCGCGACTGAGTTTGGAGTCGTGTTTGCCGTGATCATTGCCCTGGTCAGCCAACAGCGAGCTGGCTGGAATCAACGCTACGCCTCCGAGGCCAAGGCCCTTCATGAAGGACCTGCGCGCCATGAATTTCGGGGTTTCTTTTTGCATTGGATTATTCCTTTTATTTTGGTTTTTCTGACAAATCGTTTTTGCCAGACGAACTCAGGAGCAAACCTCGGAAGAGGCGCGCTCAGACAAAAGCCTTTCCCCGAAAAGGCAGAATGGTCCCTCCTGTTGTCCGCGGCGTTTTTTTGTCAGTCGTTGAGTATTACAGTGCAAGGGTAACGACACAATGGGGAGTAAACCCCAAACAGGTTACTTTGCTGATGCCGGTAGCGACGCGACAGGCTACGTGCATTTCGTAATCTTAAGCACCAAAGAATCCCTGCTTCCAGGCGAAGAGTATAAAGCCGATGAGTGGCAATTGCAGGAAAACGCCGCCGCCGATGAACCAGCCTCGGGAGGCGACTAGATGGCCGGAGGCATCGAGGGTGTCGTCACGCAGACCGCGGAGAATCCAGCGCAGGCCCCAAAATGAACATAAGCCGAAGGCGATGAATCCTCCCCACATGACTTCGCTTGGCGTGCTGTTGGTGGTGAAGTTCATACAGGTGGCTTTGTGATCGCCTCTCAAAATGTTGGGACTGAATATTCATGACCGGATTCCTTTTACTGCGGACAGTTTGATTTGTGAATGCGGTTTGTCAAGGCGAGTTGAATCTGTGAGAGAATGCGTGGAAGAGTGATTGAAATTTATGGCCATGTTAGTGCGGCGCGCACGGAGTGACGCAGCCCTACCTACGATGCTGGCGCGCGATCCGGAATCGTGGGCTGCGTCCGCAGATAAACTCGATGGGCTGAGTAGAATCACCGACGGGGTTAATGTTCGAGAGACTCTCACACCACCATTTAATTGATTGCTGGCGCGCGGAGTGGAGGCGTTGGTTGCGTTATGCTTGATTATTTTTATAGAGGCCGGGAGGGCTCGTTCCATGAGGGAACGCCCTGTTGCGCCCAGCTGTTTTTACTTACTCCAAAGCGCAGATCAAATTCGGCATCGACTGGTTTTTTTTGGGTAATGAGCCAGTCTCCGGTCATCAGCAAACTGGGGAGTTCCTTGCCGGGCAGGATGACGTACCGCTGCAAGATGGCCTCATCCACGGGAGCGGGTTCGAAGTAAGATTGCAGTTGTGAGAGCGCGGTTGGGAACTGGCCGTTATGGGATTCGATG
The Pedosphaera parvula Ellin514 DNA segment above includes these coding regions:
- a CDS encoding lysozyme inhibitor LprI family protein is translated as MRTIIAFLCLFLTVAALAGEPSDSNLQQLKNNLDQAKTQTETNLTSKAIADFWDAKLLRTERKIESRLNRQEHKKFLQTKKLWQKYRSSEVSFRAGFSEGGSIQPLIANSTYSHITEHRVIELEALYTDALAGRASPR
- a CDS encoding ankyrin repeat domain-containing protein, with amino-acid sequence MEPEVQAVLERVKETADFGYVDFSDINTTNELGDNALHCVIVWGDYEAAKILLAHGINVNQKGEEGYTPLHLACSFGHKEIVQLLLEHGADTFARTAGDLPFTTARLTGNDEICELLRTFAGKGSDTHMQRHTRHLQALSGSIQQLEKQIDENCEKDA